The Halotia branconii CENA392 region GCGGTTCCCCCAATAGTCAGAGGTTCAGGAACATCAGCGGTATTGACTACAAGTTTAGCTGGCGCACCATAACCGTAACCGAAAAGATATTGATCTCCTGCATCAACATTATTTTTAAGCGCACCTCCAATTGAGAAAAATTTCCCACCTGCGGCATTGATATCTGCAATAGCGTTCGAGTTGAGAGTAAAGTTCAGAATTTCCTCGCTATCACCAGTAGACGTAACTTGGAATGTTCCGTAGTTTTTTCCACTCCCTAAATCTCGATAAATATCCAAATCAGGATTATTGATTTTCTGGTTCAGGCTACTTGCAGGTGTCGAAACATCAAAGAAACTTATAGTAGGTGATGAATTACCGGAACCGATAAATCGCTGAATTTGTAGTGTTGCTGAAGAAACAGGGTTTTTTGCTATGGTACTAAGGTCAAATGTAAAATAGCTCCGATAAGTAGTTGTACGTAGTTTACCAGTAAGATAATTATCGTTGAAATTATCATTATAGCCCAAACGAGGATTATACGTACTCCACCAGCCTTGATTGTGAGTTCCCTCAATGAACTGGTTATCTGCCGTACTTAAGGTAACATTTACTGCTTGGGCTTGATCTACTGATCCTAATCCCAGACAAATAACAGTAGCACTAATTGCTAATTTGTAATACTTTTTCATTGGTTATCCTTAATTAGTATAAGTTTTGCATTTTGTTTAATTCATGTTCTGAAATCCAGTGAAAAATAGGATGTAACTAGGGCTTGCTGAAAAAGTCCTTCGGTGGAGGTAGGAACTCTTAACAGTTTTACCCTATACCTATAGTTTCCAATTTTTTGGACTCCAAAAAATTTGATATCCTAGGTTTTTAAGCCCTATATCCCTATTATCTTGCACTTTCTTTCCAAAAATAGCCGCAAAAGCTTACAATACAAGACTTTTAAAGCTATTCAGCATACCCTAACTAGTACTTGATCAAGTTAATTTTGAGGGTTTGTAATAAGAGCTTAAGTCCTTATTACGAACTTGCTAAACCTTCAATTGTTGGTTGACACAGTACTAGAGTTTATTTGTTTCCTGATGTATTTATGTATTAAATTCAACTGAAAACTTAAGTAAATATACAACCAATCTAGGGAAAATAAGGTATAAAGACAGAAACTTCATAGAAAAAATATACTTACATCACAATACCTTTACTCCATAATTTTTAATGCAGTCCTTTTCATCCAAGATACTTTTATCAGATCCCCAGTGTTTTTTGACACAAAATGAGGAAATTTGTGTTTAACCTGATTGCTTTGACATCATAACTTTTTCTACAAAGTCGGTATAAACATCACCCTGTAAGAACTCTGGTGTTTCCAAAATTTTTTGATGAAAGCTAATCGTAGTTGCTAACCCTGTAATTCCACACTCTCGCAAAGCCCTCTTCATTCGGTTAATTGCCGTAGTGCGATCGGGAGCCCAGACAATTAATTTACCGATTAGCGAGTCGTAATTAGGAGGAATTTGATAATCGGTATAAACGTGAGAATCTATTCTGACACCAGGGCCACCAGGTGGCAAATAACCAGTAATTCGCCCTGGTTGGGGACGAAAGTCATGTTCTGGATCTTCGGCGTTAATTCGACATTCGATCGCATGACCAGAAAAAACTACTTGCTCTTGAGTCAATTGTAGTTTTTCGCCTTGGGCAATCCGAATTTGTTCTGCAATCAAATCAAGACCTGTGATCATTTCAGTCACGGGGTGTTCAACTTGGATGCGGGTGTTCATTTCCATAAAATAGAAATCCCCTGTTTGGGAGAGCAAAAACTCAACTGTACCTGCACCCACGTAGTTGATTGACTTAGCAGCCATAACAGCAGCCATACCCATTTTTTTGCGGAGTTCTGGAGTCAGAACTAGACTCGGAGCTTCTTCTAGCAATTTTTGATGGCGACGTTGAATAGAACAGTCTCGCTCGCCGAGGTGAATCACATTACCGTAGCTATCTGCTAAGATTTGAAATTCAATATGGCGGGGACGCTCAATAAATTTTTCTAAATAAAGACCAGAATTACCAAAGGCTGCTTCTGCTTCACTTTGAGCAGCCGCAAACAGTTTTACTAGGTCATGATCATCTTTAACCAACCGCATTCCCCGTCCGCCACCACCAGCAGTAGCTTTAATCATCACGGGATAGCCCATTTCACGAGCAATTATCCGTGCTGCTTCAGCATCTTCAAGTAATCCATTGCTACCCGGTACAGTAGGTACGCCGACACGAATCATGGTTGCCTTGGCTGTTGATTTATCTCCCATTGCCCGCATAGCTTCTGGGGAAGGGCCAATAAAAGTAATATTGTGGTCGGCGCAAATTTCCGCAAATCGAGCGTTTTCAGCTAAAAAACCATAGCCAGGATGAATCGCCGAAGCATTTCGAGTTAAAGCCCCAGCAATGATCCCAGGAATATGCAGATAACTTTTACTACTGGGAGCTTCACCGATGCAAATAGCTTCATCAGCCAGTTGAACATGTAGAGCATTGCGGTCAACTGTGGAGTGAACTGCAACAGTAGCAATCCCCATTTCTTCGCAAGTGCGGAGAATACGCAAGGCAATTTCTCCACGATTCGCAATTAGGATTTTGGAAAACTTCATCAACGTTTCTCCTAGAAATTCCCGTTATCGACTTGGTTATTCAACTTCTGGCAAAAGTTATTAATTGGAGTCAGGAAACTGAACAATATGGTTTGGTTAAGAAAGCTCCCTCCCCTGCCTCCCTGGTCACTGAGTTTCGACTACGCTCAACTGCCGCGTAGCCGAAGTGCTGCTTCCCCTGCCTTCCTTGTCTTTCCTACTCTGGTTTGATTCGCACCAATTGTTGTCCAAATTCCACGGGAGAACCATTCTGCACTAGAATTTCCACAATTTGTCCAGATACTTCAGCCTCAATTTCGTTCATCAGCTTCATGGCTTCAATAATACAGACCGTTTGGCCAACTTTAATGCGATCGCCTACTTCTACAAAAGGTGGTTCGCTAGGAGCCGGAGCGCTATAAAAGGTTCCTACCATTGGGGAAACCATATCAACTAATTTTGGCCCCGTTGGTAACGATGCAGCTATTGTTAACTGCTCTGAAGATGCATTCCCCGTAGAGCCAACTGTTCCACTGATCGCCATGTTAACTCCAGAGTTTGGTGTTGTTGCGATCGCTCCACTTAAGGCTCCTTGAAACTCTGGTTGGTTTGCAGGTAGCTGTTGCTCGTTGACACCAACAGCTTTGTGTACTGTTAGTTCAAAATCATCAGTTTTCAGGGTTAGTTCTGCAAAGTCACTTTCAGCAATTGTGACTAGGAGTTTGTTAAGTTCATTAAAGTCTAGTGGCACAGATTATTTAACCTTATCTAATTCAGATATTAAACAACTAGTGATACTACAAAAATCTCTCAAGTTACCAACATAGGGTAACTCTTGTATTAAGAGAACATTCATTATGTTAGTATTGATTTAGCTTTTTGCAACATCCCAAATATTTTGCTTAATTCAATGATTTGTATTGGTAACATTAAATTGAATTGCTAAATAAATTTAGCTGTTCGTTTGTATCCCCCAGATGAATCTGCGGGTTTTACGCATCACGACTCATAAACCAACTTCAGTCAAGGCTTGACTAAAAGCATCAACTACATTTAAACGTTCTGCCCATGCTGTAAGATAGGCGTAGTCCAAATTTTGGGCTTGTAGTTTGAGTATTCCCAATACATCACGCCGCTGTTTTTCGGATTGACTACCCCGACCCCAGTGCAACTTTTGCAAAATCACATCCTCTGCTGAGGCAATCCAAAATGGAGGTATTCCATCTAAATTGGGCAATATTCGGCGTGCCATCTGCGACACTGCAAATGGTGAAGTATCTGTGATATACAAATCGGCATTGGCGATCGTTTCAGTATGTGTGATGTTGAGCATCCCTTCATACCCTTGCTTCAAATCTTCAACCGCACCGACTGGACAATAATATCCTGCTGCTTCCAGTGTCTTGACTAACAAATCAATTTGGTCAATTTCAACTTTGACAACCAAATCTAGATCACGAGTTGAACGGGGTTCACCGTGAATTGAACTGGCTACACCCCCACTGACATAATAAGGAATATTAATAGACACAAAAAGTTGGTGGAGTTCCCCTGCAAGCGTAATTGAATCCTGAATCCACATGCTTTCATCAACACCTTTTAGCTCAAACTCAAGAGAGAATTTTTCTGCCAGCATGGCACGAGCGAATATACGCCTAATTTCTTCTAAAGGAGCATCGCGATGTCGTAATTTAATACCTGCTAAACATAATTTTTTTATACCACTGTCATGGGCAGCAAACATTTTTATCCGTTGAGCAAGTGAGAGTTGCCGCAATCGAGTAAATAGATAAATGTCAGCCTCTATATTTGTATCACTAGTTTGTGGTTGATAATTTGGTTTGACAGTGGATATTTGCAAGGGTAAATCGTTCAATGTTATTGGTTTGTATTCAGGGTAACTGAAACTTTAGCCGATTTTTAATTTGAGCCGATAAAAAAGCTAAAAATAAATTAAGATTTCCATCAACTCTGAATTTGTATCAGACCATAAACACACACTAGATTAGTTGCACCTAATTGGTTGTATCAAATAAGATTTAATTTTAATTTATAGAACTGATGAAAGCTCCTTGGCAATCTCCGTACCCAGTTATGTACCCCCCATACACTGTTGCCTGTAACGGTTGGGTGCTGAAACGGTTTTTAAGACTTCTAGCTGAACCACTGAAAAAGCTGAGTCGTTGGAAGATGATTCCGCTTGGTAAGATTTCGACTTCTGTACCTAGTCAAAGCTTTAAGTTGGGACAATTCACGGTTGATTGGCAAGGTAGCAACACAAAAAAACCCAGTTTGCGGATTAGTCATCAAAGTAATGAAGCATTGCCAGTATTGCAAACATCCCCTGGTGAAAGCTTTGTTAGTGGAGGTAATGTTCGTCTTAATATCACTGAGGAACGAGGTTCTATAGAAATTGACGAACGCAAATATGCCGATTTTACCCATCAAATTATTGACGGCATCAAGCAAGAAGACGATACCTTAGAAATCTACGGTCGTCTTTTAAGTAGCCAAAGTGCAGATGACGGGCTTCAATATGTCTTGATATTACAGACTGTCGGCTCAAGAGAACTCAACTTTCAACTGCAAATTACCGATGGTTATGTTAATCAAATACAGTTGCAATTTGTTACTTCTGCTGACGAACACTTTTATGGTTTTGGAGAGCAATTTTCTGACATTGACTGCAAAGGACAATGGATACCGATTGTTTGCGAAGAAGGGGGAATTGGTCGAGGCGATCGCGCCCCGAAAGCCCTGAATCTACTAGGTGTTTCTGGTAATAGATTTTCCAGTTATGCCCCTATGCCCTACTTTTTTACTAACAAAAGGCGCTCAATATTTCTGACTAACACCGAACCGACAATTTTCAACTTGCGTGATCCGCAAATTGCAACTATCCGAGTTGTATCTAGTTGTATGCAAGGGCGCATCCTTTGCGGTGAGTCACCTTTAGATATTATTGAACTTTATACCAACTATGTGGGACGGATGCCACCACTTCCCGATTGGCTTCATAGTGGGGCGATCATCGGTATGCAAGGAGGTACGGAGTTTGTCCGGCGAGTGTGGTCGCAGTTACGCGACTTTGACACTCCTATTGCTGGATTTTGGCTTCAAGACTGGGTTGGTCAACGTCGCACGATCGCCGGAAAACAGTTATGGTGGAATTGGCAACTTGATGAAAGCACTTATCCAGGTTGGCAACAGTTGGTAAATGATTTGGCAAAGGCAAAAATTGCAGTTGGGGTATACGTCAACCCCTTTTTAGTCGAGCGTCCTTTACAGCCAGACCAAAAACAGCGTCATCTCTATCAAGAAGCTATAGAACAAGGCTTTGTAGTTAAAAATCAAGCCGCCAAACCATACTTAATCGAAAGTACTGACTTCTCTGCGGCTTTACTTGATGTGACTAATCCTGATGCCCGCAAATGGTTCAAAAGCATTCTTAAAGACGAAGTGCTAGGTAAAGGTGCTAAATTCTGGATGGCTGATTTTGCAGAAGCAGCACCGTTTGATGGCGTGTATGCTGCCGATGAATCTGGGCTACTTTATCACAATGAATATCCGGTTGATTGGGTCAGATTAAACCGAGAAGCTATTCAAGAACAGAATCAAGAAGGCGACGCTTGGTTTTTTAATCGAGCCGGATTCTTAAAAACTCCATCTCACAGCACAAGCATGTGGTTAGGAGATCAAAATACTAGTTGGGGTAAGAATGATGGCATCACCAGCGCTCTTAAAGGCATGATTAGTGGTGGTCTTTCTGGGTTAAGCATCAATCACAGCGATATTGGTGGGTATACAAGTATTGCTAACCCAATTTTAGAAGCCATTGGTGTCGGATTTAAGCGATCGCGGGAACTACTCTATCGATGGATGGAAATGAATGCTTTTACTCCCATATTCCGCACTCATGAAGGCAATCAACCAGATAAAAATGTTCAATTTTATACAGATAAACATACCTTCACAACTTTCAGTTATTGGTCAAAAGTCTATGCGGCGTTAGCTCCATATCGCCGGGAATTAATGACAGAAGCGGCAATTAAAGGATATCCCCTTGTTCGCCATCTTGTTTTGCATTATCCTGACGATCCTCATGTTTACAAACTAGAAGATCAGTTTCTCTTAGGTCGTGAGTTCTTAGTTGCACCAGTGCTAAAGCCAGGTCAAAAGAGCCTTAATGTATATTTTCCGGCTGGCGAATGGACTCACTTATGGAGTGGCAATACTTACGGTAGTTTAACAACAGGTATACGGCAAAAAGTACCTGCTCCCCTCGGACAACCTGCTGTATTTTACCGCAAAGGGTCTAAAGCAATTGAATCAGTCTTAGAGAATTTCAAGACAAAAAATATACTTACCGGAGCGCCATCAGCATAAGATTTTGAAGCGTTATTCCATCACTCTCAGCAGAGGAGGCAGGGGGCAGGGAGCAGGGGAAGAGGCAGGGGAGCAGGGAGCAGGGAGCAGGGAGAAATAGGTAATTTTTCTTCTTCCCCTCTGCACCCCGCACCCTGCCTTGGTTGTTGAGCGTAGTCGAAACACTACCTCTTTCCCATGCCCAATGCCCCATGCCCACTTGCCCAATACTTCTAAATATCTTCTGGATTAATCCCCAAATCCCGCAACCTTTGAGCGAGTCGTTCCGCTCGTTGTTGTTGTTGTTCTGCTCGTTCTGTTTGCTGTTGTACTAATTCTTCTGGCGTAGATAATTTATTTCCTTGTTGATCATACCAGTATAACCACTCACGCGATCGCCCCAAGTAAACACCGCGTTCTCGTCCAATTGCTAAGCCAATTTCTGGTAGCCAAATTTGCGAACCTGATTGCAAAATATAATCTCCATCAACTAAGCGATAAACTTCTAGAGGATCTCGCTTGCGTCGATATTTGCGACTGGGTACATAAATTGCGTAATATAAAATTCCTAATTGGGCATAGTCAAGTTTTTTCTTTTCGTATTCGCCACCGTAAGTTTTAGAAACTACTTCTAGAGCAAAGATAGGAACAATACCATCTTCTTCCCACAGGACATAACTTAAACGTCCTTCTTCACCAATAAAGCGTTCTACACCTAAGCTAAGAAATCCATCTGGTACTAATGGTGGCTGGCTGGGAGCATAATAGATGCCCATATCCACACCAAAAAACCAATCGGTGCGATTGCTCCATGCTAAAGCTAAAATTGCTTCTAACAAATTGGGAATGAGATTTTGTAGCTCGTTATCCACTGGAGTATCGTCAGAGTCGGGCAATTCTGCCGATGATGGAAGACAGTCCATTGGGTGGTAATGTACCATAACGGTCTTCACTGTAACTATGTAACTATATTTTAGGGCTTGATTGAGAATGTCTTACCATCAAGCAGCCCATTGCCCCCTCAAACAGATAATATTTACTTATGAACGCTACACAAGAACAACTAAAACTGAAATTTGAGCAGGCTTTGGTAGCTGCTTTTGGCGCTGACTACGCCGGAGTAGATCCGATTTTGGTTGCTGCTAGCAATCCGAGGTTTGGTGATTATCAGGCGAATGTTGCTTTATCGTTGAGTAAAAAGTTAGGAAAACAACCAAGAGCGATCGCAGCTGCGATCGTTGATAAACTAGATGTGTCAGAAATCTGCGAATCACCGGAGATAGCTGGGCCTGGTTTTATTAATCTCAAACTAAAAACAGAATATCTAGAAGCACAATTGCAAGCTATTCAGACAGATTCCAGGCTAGGAATCCCCACAACAAAAACACCACAACGAGAAATTGTCGATTTTTCCAGTCCCAACATTGCCAAAGAAATGCACGTTGGACATTTACGTTCAACGATTATTGGTGATTCTATTGCCCGGATTTTAGAATTTCAAGGTCATGATGTCCTGCGACTGAATCATGTCGGTGATTGGGGTACGCAGTTTGGCATGTTAATTACATATCTGCGGGAAGTTTCCCCAGAAGCCCTGACTACTGCTAATGCTTTAGATATTGGCGATTTAGTTAGCTTTTATCGTCAAGCTAAGTTACGGTTTGATGCAGATGAAGTATTTCAAGAAACGGCACGTCAAGAAGTCGTCAGATTACAAACAGGTGCAGAAGATACACTACATGCTTGGAAACTGCTGTGCGAACAATCGCGGCGGGAGTTTCAGATAATTTATGACTTACTGGATGTTCAAATAACAGAACGGGGCGAATCTTTCTACAATCCTTTATTACCATCTGTTGTCGAAGATTTAGACGCATCCGGTTTACTAGTAGAAAACCAAGGCGCAAAATGCGTTTTTTTAGAAGGTTTTACCAACAGAGAAGGTGAACCTCTGCCTTTAATTGTGCAGAAATCCGATGGTGGCTACAATTACGCCACAACAGATTTAGCATCTTTGCGTTACCGGATTCAACAAGATGAAGCAAAGCGGATAATTTATGTCACAGATGCCGGACAATCCAACCATTTTGCCCAATTTTTTCAGGTAGCACGTAAAGCCGGATGGATTCCTGACGATGTGGAACTTGTGCATGTTCCCTTTGGTTTGGTGTTAGGGGAAGATGGTAAAAAATTTAAAACTCGTTCTGGCGATACTGTGAGATTGCGGGATTTATTAGATGAGGCGATCGTTCGTTCTCGTATAGACTTAGAAAAAAGATTACAAGAAGAACAGCGCCAAGAAACGCCAGAATTTATTAATGAAGTTGCCGAGGTAGTTGGTATCAGTGCGGTGAAATATGCTGACTTAAGCCAAAACCGCACCAGTAACTATATTTTTAGCTACGATAAAATGTTGGATCTCAAGGGTAATACTGCACCTTATATGCTGTATGCTTATGCGCGGATTCAAGGTATTAGCCGCAAAGGTGGTATTAACTTTGACGAATTGGCAGACAATGCCAAAGTTGTATTAGAGCATGAAACAGAACTAGCACTTGCTAAATATTTAATGCAAATGGATGAAATTATTAGTACTGTAGAGCAAGATTTACTGCCTAACCGTTTATGTGAATATTTATACGAATTGAGTAAGAAATTTAATCAATTTTATGATCGCAATCAAGGGGTACAAGTGCTGAATGCAGAGGAACCACAACGGACATCACGCTTAGTTCTGTGTGATTTGACAGCTAAAACTTTAAAACTAGGATTATCTCTATTAGGAATCCAGGTATTAGAGAGAATGTAAAAATCAAGTATTTCTTAGTGTCTTTGTGCCTTAGTGGTTAATCAAAAGTAACCACTAAGTTTAGATTAAATAAGAGGCGATCGCAAATGGTACAAACACCACAAAAAAATCTAACCTTGGCAGAGTTTTTGTCACTACCAGAAACCAAACCGGCTAGTGAATATATTGATGGTCAAATCTTGCATTACTAGTGGGATTGAGCTTGATTGTAGTAGGAGTAGTATTACTAGTCTGGCAAAATAAAATTATAAGTTAAAGTGTACGAATGCGATCGCGTCTTCTGACTCCAGTAAATCTTATTTTTTAGTATTAAATATTACAAACATTTCCTGAATAAATTCTCAGCAAACCTAATTAGGATTTCTCGGTTGTAATACAGCAATGAAATTCCGTAGTTATACTGTAACTATTTATCTAAAATTCTTATATTAATTAGGTAATAGTCCCTTTTTATTGGGGAGTAACAGTAGTAAGCGAAAAGCCACTAGTATTTGAAATTAATCTATAGGTAGGTACTTAATAAATCAGAGGGGAAAAGGTTAAAGGGAAAAGGGAAAAGTCGCGCCACTTGCGTAGCGGGACGAAGTACGGTAAGGCAGCGCTGTCTTGGGGAGCCAGTCCGCCCTTGCGGTTTCCCGACTTGTAGGAACTGGCGTGGTTTCACCCATGAACGACTGCCGCACCCCTTGTCGGTTTTTATCTTTCCCTCTTCCCCTTCTTGATGAACTATCAGCTTCAAAGTTAAAGCTGAGTAGCCCATAAGATTGTTTTAAATAAATTAATCAGCAAACAGTATATAGATTAACTACTAAAAGCCCCTTGGCAATGGGAAACTATATTTATATGATTACCGTCTACTTGCTTTATAGAACGCAGATAACGGTATTTTTTAAGCTGAAAACTTAACTTTTTCTTAAAAAGGAAGCAATGGTACTAAGCAGTAGAATGTAACTTAATCAACTATAAAAACTTATAGATTGACTATCCAAAGCTAAATATCGTAACTTGCAATTAAAGCTTTATAAGCTATAGCTTAGATTTATTAATTTCTGTGAATCTATATTCCAAAATTTAAGATTCTCCGAAAAAATCTGGGTATCTAAATATTTAGAAAAACTTGTTATAAATTACCGTCAGAACCATAACTACTGGTTCGACCTTAAAGGGAGTTATGAAGTGGAAAACAATAAGTCATTTTTTTGGCCACAAGGAATATTAATTGCGCTGCTAGGTTTAAGCGCGAGTTTGAGTGTTGGCTTAATGATGCTGATTAAGCCAAATGCTTCTGAAGCCCAAAGTGGGCAAAGTATAAATGTAAATAACACGACTGCAAGAGTAGGAACTCAGCAGCGGATTGAGGAGTTAAAAGCAGCAATGCTTACAAGTTGGCAGCAAGAGGCCAAAACAAAAGGCCTTTCTTATGCTGTAGCACCCCGCTTTCAAGGAGTAACTATTAATTCAGCAAAACTTAGTCAAGGTCAAAAAGTAATAGCTTTGACTTTTGATGATGGGCCTTGGCCTGAAAGTACAGCGCAAGTATTAAATATTCTTAAAGAAAATAATATTAAAGGTACATTCTTTGTCGTAGGACAGAACGTCAAGAATTATCCAGACTTAATAAAGCGGGTGATAGCTGAAGGTCACGCTATTGGTAATCATACTTGGCATCACTGGTATCATTACATGAATCAACAGGCCGCCGCCTATGAAGTTGACCATACAACAGATCTGATTTATAAAACTACAGGTGTTAAAACCAATTTATTTCGACCACCTGGAGGTATTATGCACAATGGCGTAGTAGCCTACGCTAGAAGTAGCAAGTATGCAATCATTATGTGGTCTTCTGATTCATTAGACTACTCGCGTCTGAATGTACCCAAGTTAATTAATAATGTTTTCAGGCTGGCAAAACCCGGTGGAATTGTATTAATGCATGATGGAGGCGGTAATCGTACCAAAACCGTCCAAGCTTTACCAGAAATTATTACTGGCTTTCGCAAGCAAGGCTATAGTTTTGTCACCGTTCCAGAACTTTTAGACATGCAAGATAAAGACCATAAGTTAATTGCAAATAAAAAGTGAAAAGTTAGATCCCCGACTTCTTTAAAAAGTTGGGGATCTAGACACCAAAAGAAGCATAAGATCAACCTACCCAGAGATCTTGAGCAAATCGAATAGAGAAGGTGGCAAGTAAAATAAGAAAGAAAAATAGCGTCAAGTATCCCCAACGAGGATGACGAGATAACAATATGCCCAAAGCTACACTTAATGAGACAATGCCGTAAGCAAGACGACTGAGTGACCAAGTTCCCCCAGAAGCGAAAATTAACCCCAAACCGCAGCAGCCATAAATCAAAGTAATAGGTGTCAATTCTGTGCGTAAGTGCCACAACAAGTAAGCGCCGCCCAAAACTGCGGCCATGTTAATCAATGGGTCGCCTCCTAATATCCACCACAATAAAATTAAAATGGCAAAACCATAGTCTACTTTGATAGCGCCCAATTTTTGACGGTAACGCCACAACATATAAGCGCCGCTGACAATCACAGCAAACAATAAAGGAGGCAAAGGGTCTTTAATGGAACCATACTTCCAATTAGTTGTGCCAACTGTAATTTGCATCAGCATTTTCCACCAACCTAGCCAATCAAATCCTAAAGAAGGTCGCCACCCTTTTTGGGCTGTGATAAATGCTAAGGGATCACCAAAATTAATCGCACAATATAAGCTAAATAGCAGTATGCCAATAGCAACTGCTAAACCTGCAATGTAAGCAATAGGAGGTCTGCGTTGTTTCCAAGCTGCGATCGCAAATGCTGGGATCAGTGCTATACCTGTAGGACGTGTAGCTGTCGCCATTGCCCCCCAAACAGTTGTCCAGCCATATTGTTGTTGATCGAAGGCTTGTAAAGCGGCTGTACTAAGCAATAAATATAGTCCTTCAGTATAAATTACAGTAGTAAATATAGATAACGGACACCAAGCAATAACAGCAGTAGACCAACGTGCAGCACTACTGCCATAAAATTTTTTAGCCCAGAAGTATAAAAAGTAAAGTGTAAGTAAAAATGCTAAGTTGTTTATCAGTGTGCCAGCTGCTTCAAACGACAAGCCTAGATGCATCAGCCCACGAATCAAGAAAGGAAACAGGGGAAAAAACGCGATATTATGACCCTTGCCGTCGTTGACAAACTCATAACTAGAAATTGCGATCGCTCGATAATGCACAGTATCCCAAGCGTCAAAAACTCCCCAGCCAAATGTCGGCGTGACTTTTTCTGGTGGTATCGGTAATAAGGGAGCAACCAGCAACATGGCAGTCCATATAAACATTCTGCTAGCCAGCCACATCACAGCAGGAAAGAATAAATCATTTTTCCATGATATTTTTTCGAGTCTTAACTGAACTTGAGCCATAAGTTTTAATGTTTTAAAAGATTTACGTTATGCGGGTCAGTTGTCAGTTGTTTTTAGCCAGGACTTACGCAACTGGCACAGTGCGATCACATTTATGTAGTACATAAATACTATATAAAAGTGGCATACCCAAAGGAAATTGATGAAATTAGTAACAGTAATTGGCTGTATTAAGTATTCATCAAATCATGAGGAAATTAGCTGAGGATGCATAAAATCAATTTTGTAAATTGAGGAGATTTACTAAACTTAATGATTGCCAGTACTTGTTAAACGGTATTACTACGAGCTAATTTTAGCCAAGCTTACATTAGTTAACATAGTTTAATTTATTCTCACCAAAAGGCGGCGGGAAGCCCACTTCTTCAAGGAGTGTCCGGGATAGTCGCCCCGCCACCGTCAAGTATCAGTAGTCAGTGGTCAGTAGCACTCGTCAACTGACTACTGACCACTGACACGAAATCCCGCCCCTTCCAGGGGTGGGATGAGCTTAACGACTTACTTAAGTAAACTAACAGAAATAAATCAAACTATGGAATTAGATCAATTACAATTTTGGTAAAATTTTTGGTATCAAATAACCAGGGACTTTAGATAAAGCCAGATTTTGTCCTTGTATCCCTAATTCATTGTGGAAAGCCCGAA contains the following coding sequences:
- a CDS encoding mannosyltransferase family protein; the protein is MAQVQLRLEKISWKNDLFFPAVMWLASRMFIWTAMLLVAPLLPIPPEKVTPTFGWGVFDAWDTVHYRAIAISSYEFVNDGKGHNIAFFPLFPFLIRGLMHLGLSFEAAGTLINNLAFLLTLYFLYFWAKKFYGSSAARWSTAVIAWCPLSIFTTVIYTEGLYLLLSTAALQAFDQQQYGWTTVWGAMATATRPTGIALIPAFAIAAWKQRRPPIAYIAGLAVAIGILLFSLYCAINFGDPLAFITAQKGWRPSLGFDWLGWWKMLMQITVGTTNWKYGSIKDPLPPLLFAVIVSGAYMLWRYRQKLGAIKVDYGFAILILLWWILGGDPLINMAAVLGGAYLLWHLRTELTPITLIYGCCGLGLIFASGGTWSLSRLAYGIVSLSVALGILLSRHPRWGYLTLFFFLILLATFSIRFAQDLWVG
- a CDS encoding polysaccharide deacetylase family protein, with translation MENNKSFFWPQGILIALLGLSASLSVGLMMLIKPNASEAQSGQSINVNNTTARVGTQQRIEELKAAMLTSWQQEAKTKGLSYAVAPRFQGVTINSAKLSQGQKVIALTFDDGPWPESTAQVLNILKENNIKGTFFVVGQNVKNYPDLIKRVIAEGHAIGNHTWHHWYHYMNQQAAAYEVDHTTDLIYKTTGVKTNLFRPPGGIMHNGVVAYARSSKYAIIMWSSDSLDYSRLNVPKLINNVFRLAKPGGIVLMHDGGGNRTKTVQALPEIITGFRKQGYSFVTVPELLDMQDKDHKLIANKK
- the argS gene encoding arginine--tRNA ligase, translating into MNATQEQLKLKFEQALVAAFGADYAGVDPILVAASNPRFGDYQANVALSLSKKLGKQPRAIAAAIVDKLDVSEICESPEIAGPGFINLKLKTEYLEAQLQAIQTDSRLGIPTTKTPQREIVDFSSPNIAKEMHVGHLRSTIIGDSIARILEFQGHDVLRLNHVGDWGTQFGMLITYLREVSPEALTTANALDIGDLVSFYRQAKLRFDADEVFQETARQEVVRLQTGAEDTLHAWKLLCEQSRREFQIIYDLLDVQITERGESFYNPLLPSVVEDLDASGLLVENQGAKCVFLEGFTNREGEPLPLIVQKSDGGYNYATTDLASLRYRIQQDEAKRIIYVTDAGQSNHFAQFFQVARKAGWIPDDVELVHVPFGLVLGEDGKKFKTRSGDTVRLRDLLDEAIVRSRIDLEKRLQEEQRQETPEFINEVAEVVGISAVKYADLSQNRTSNYIFSYDKMLDLKGNTAPYMLYAYARIQGISRKGGINFDELADNAKVVLEHETELALAKYLMQMDEIISTVEQDLLPNRLCEYLYELSKKFNQFYDRNQGVQVLNAEEPQRTSRLVLCDLTAKTLKLGLSLLGIQVLERM